From the genome of Populus alba chromosome 10, ASM523922v2, whole genome shotgun sequence, one region includes:
- the LOC118033507 gene encoding very-long-chain 3-oxoacyl-CoA reductase-like protein At1g24470, whose product MLSACITHLLTQPMWLLLLSSLGFISFLKASTLLLSWVYATFLRPEKDLKGYGSWALITGATDGIGKAFARQLAQKGLNLILVSRNPNKLRTVSSEILAEHPGTKIKTVVFDFSGKVSTRPVQGVIEEAVEGLNVGLLINNVGITYPAARFFHEVDEKVWMDVVRVNLEGTSRVTRAVLPGMIQRKRGAIVNIGSGASSVMPSHPLFTIYAATKAYVDQLSRCLYVEYKRYGIHVQCQVPLYVATKMTSKVASIGRSSLFIPTPEDYAKAAIGRIGYEARCAPYWAHSFQWCFAWLLPECVLDAWRLSIGIHRRGKLIA is encoded by the exons atgctCTCAGCATGCATCACCCACCTCCTAACCCAGCCCATGtggcttcttcttctctcaTCCCTCGGTTTCATCTCCTTCCTCAAAGCCTCAACCCTTCTTCTCAGCTGGGTGTATGCAACGTTTCTCAGACCAGAAAAGGATCTCAAAGGCTATGGCTCCTGGGCTCTCATCACTGGAGCTACAGACGGTATAGGGAAAGCCTTTGCTCGTCAGCTAGCTCAAAAGGGTCTGAACCTTATACTAGTGAGTAGAAACCCCAACAAGCTCAGAACAGTCTCGAGTGAAATCCTAGCAGAACATCCAGGCACCAAGATCAAGAcggtggtgtttgatttttcagGCAAAGTTTCCACTCGTCCTGTCCAAGGAGTTATAGAGGAGGCCGTAGAGGGGCTGAATGTTGGTTTGTTGATAAATAACGTGGGAATCACGTACCCCGCAGCCAGGTTTTTCCACGAGGTGGATGAGAAAGTCTGGATGGATGTTGTTAGAGTGAATTTGGAGGGCACCAGTAGAGTTACCAGAGCAGTTTTACCGGGGATGATTCAGAGGAAAAGAGGTGCCATTGTTAATATTGGCTCCGGAGCTTCTAGTGTCATGCCTTCACATCCCCTCTTCACAATCTATGCTGCTACCAAAGC ATATGTTGACCAATTATCGAGATGTCTATACGTGGAGTACAAACGCTATGGAATCCATGTACAGTGTCAG GTGCCACTATATGTTGCAACAAAAATGACCTCAAAAGTAGCTTCGATTGGGAGATCGTCCTTGTTCATACCGACACCAGAAGATTATGCAAAGGCTGCGATTGGTCGAATAGGCTATGAAGCACGGTGCGCTCCCTACTGGGCTCACTCATTTCAATGGTGCTTTGCTTGGTTGCTTCCAGAGTGTGTTCTTGATGCTTGGCGTCTCTCTATTGGCATCCACCGAAGAGGAAAGCTCATTGCCtga